In Rhodanobacter denitrificans, a single window of DNA contains:
- the arsC gene encoding arsenate reductase (glutaredoxin) (This arsenate reductase requires both glutathione and glutaredoxin to convert arsenate to arsenite, after which the efflux transporter formed by ArsA and ArsB can extrude the arsenite from the cell, providing resistance.): MTATIYHNPDCGTSRNTLALIRHAGIEPTVIEYLRTPPSRKQLTKLIDEAMLKPREALREKGTPFAELGLDEAGITDDVIIDAMLQHPILINRPFVVTPRGTRLCRPSEVVLNILPPNLQPFTKEDGEVVVGREPLAIFPDADPR; the protein is encoded by the coding sequence ATGACCGCCACGATCTATCACAACCCGGACTGCGGAACCTCGCGCAATACGTTGGCCTTGATTCGCCACGCTGGCATCGAGCCCACGGTGATCGAATATCTCAGAACGCCGCCCAGTCGTAAACAGCTAACCAAGCTTATCGACGAAGCCATGCTCAAGCCCCGTGAGGCGTTGCGTGAAAAGGGAACGCCCTTCGCCGAGCTGGGGTTGGACGAGGCCGGCATCACCGACGACGTCATCATCGACGCCATGTTGCAGCATCCGATCCTCATCAATCGCCCCTTTGTGGTGACACCACGTGGCACACGTCTGTGTCGTCCCTCCGAAGTCGTACTGAACATCCTTCCGCCAAACCTCCAACCGTTCACCAAGGAAGATGGGGAAGTTGTCGTAGGCCGCGAGCCCTTGGCGATCTTCCCGGATGCTGACCCGCGTTGA
- a CDS encoding cation transporter: MSECGCHAEGSNEAERRILRFALVLNATMFVVGVIAGLIAQSMGLVADSLDMLADASAYGIALVAWQRTASFKASAATLSGTLLLILGAGVLAGVVWRLVAGSHPEGGWMMGIAFIALIVNATVLRLLERFRHGEVHLRATWLFTRVDVIANLAVIVSGVLVLLLHSAVPDLVIGAAIACYVLKEAFGILREAKEARAAALAPIGKP, translated from the coding sequence ATGAGTGAATGTGGTTGCCATGCTGAAGGCAGCAACGAAGCGGAGCGACGCATCCTGCGCTTCGCGCTGGTTCTCAACGCCACGATGTTTGTGGTCGGTGTGATCGCCGGTCTGATCGCGCAATCGATGGGGCTGGTCGCCGATTCGCTGGACATGCTCGCCGACGCGAGTGCGTACGGCATCGCGCTCGTCGCTTGGCAGCGCACCGCAAGCTTCAAGGCATCGGCCGCCACTCTGAGTGGCACGTTGCTGCTGATCCTGGGCGCGGGTGTCCTCGCCGGCGTAGTGTGGCGACTCGTCGCGGGCAGTCATCCCGAGGGTGGCTGGATGATGGGTATTGCCTTCATCGCCTTGATCGTGAATGCCACCGTGCTACGGTTGTTGGAGCGGTTCCGTCACGGCGAAGTGCATCTGCGCGCCACGTGGCTGTTCACGCGAGTCGACGTCATCGCCAACCTGGCGGTGATCGTCTCCGGTGTGCTGGTGCTGCTTCTACACAGTGCGGTCCCCGATCTGGTCATCGGTGCGGCCATCGCCTGCTATGTGCTGAAGGAGGCGTTCGGCATCCTGCGCGAAGCGAAGGAAGCACGGGCCGCTGCCCTTGCACCGATCGGCAAACCATGA
- a CDS encoding FTR1 family protein, with amino-acid sequence MRKLSIAALLLCGVTTFTVMAQDATTTVPQTWQMLDYLATDYAGAVKDGAVISASEYAEMREFTATTRSRIDALPPTATTPALMKQADTLVASVDAKAAPAQVATQAHALADALLQAYPVPTAPEHAPDLARGATLYQNRCAACHGATGHGDGPAGLQLSPHPVNFTDQTRADQRSALSLYEVISQGVEGTPMASYAQQLSSDDRWALAYYVGSLAYTQESATGADTWQHDTAARAQIADLKELSRVRVAQLTPTLGAERARAIVGYLRAHPDVIHQQALAGIPLARARLAASLTAYRAGAKTQATQLALSAYLDGVEPVEPQLNARDGALRAQLETAMGAYRTALTSSTSVASVAKQSDEVDGLLLRAQEVTSDAAGDAAATFLGAFTILVREGLEALLVVVALLAFLRKAARPEARRYVHAGWSLALVAGGVTWAIASYAISISGAGRELTEGLSSLFAAFVLLGVGLWMHQKSIGGRWQAYLKEKMAAALNRRSAWFLFGLAFISVYREVFESILFYAALWNDGQEVWLLGGIAAGAAALGLIAWVLLRTSHRLPIGTFFSASSVLIAVLAVVLTGKGVAALQEAGWVAVSVAPVPHIELLGIYPTWQSLLAQLAILVLLAVGFVFNIRRGRQPLPSPQGAQEVVPDAK; translated from the coding sequence TTGCGCAAACTGTCCATAGCGGCGCTACTCCTGTGCGGTGTGACGACCTTTACGGTGATGGCTCAGGATGCCACTACGACCGTTCCACAAACGTGGCAGATGCTGGATTACCTGGCGACCGACTACGCTGGTGCGGTGAAGGATGGCGCGGTGATCAGCGCGTCCGAGTACGCCGAGATGCGGGAATTCACGGCGACGACTCGATCGCGCATCGACGCGTTGCCACCGACCGCGACCACGCCCGCACTCATGAAGCAGGCCGATACATTGGTGGCCTCGGTCGATGCCAAGGCGGCGCCAGCCCAAGTGGCGACGCAAGCGCACGCGCTGGCCGATGCGTTGCTGCAAGCGTATCCGGTGCCGACCGCTCCAGAACACGCCCCCGATCTGGCGCGTGGGGCGACGCTCTATCAGAACCGGTGCGCCGCCTGTCATGGAGCGACCGGCCATGGCGATGGTCCGGCCGGCCTGCAACTGTCGCCCCACCCGGTGAACTTCACCGACCAGACGCGGGCGGATCAGCGCAGCGCGTTGTCGTTGTACGAGGTGATCAGCCAAGGTGTGGAAGGCACGCCGATGGCGAGCTACGCGCAGCAGCTGTCGTCCGACGACCGCTGGGCACTGGCTTACTACGTGGGTTCGCTGGCTTACACCCAGGAATCCGCCACTGGCGCTGATACCTGGCAACACGACACCGCCGCCCGTGCACAGATCGCCGACTTGAAGGAATTGTCGCGTGTGCGCGTCGCGCAGCTGACACCTACCCTCGGTGCGGAGCGTGCCCGGGCGATCGTGGGCTATTTGCGGGCACACCCCGACGTCATTCATCAGCAGGCGTTGGCGGGCATCCCGTTGGCGCGCGCGCGACTGGCGGCGAGCCTGACGGCTTATCGTGCCGGAGCGAAGACGCAAGCCACCCAACTGGCACTGTCCGCCTACCTCGATGGCGTGGAGCCGGTCGAACCGCAACTCAACGCACGGGACGGCGCGCTGCGCGCTCAGCTTGAAACGGCGATGGGTGCCTATCGCACCGCACTGACGAGCAGCACCTCGGTGGCATCGGTGGCGAAACAGTCCGATGAGGTCGATGGCCTGCTGCTGCGTGCGCAAGAAGTCACTAGCGATGCTGCTGGCGATGCCGCCGCCACTTTCCTGGGGGCTTTCACCATCTTGGTACGAGAGGGTCTGGAAGCCCTGCTGGTCGTGGTCGCGTTACTCGCCTTCCTGCGCAAGGCTGCGCGACCCGAAGCACGGCGCTACGTGCATGCCGGCTGGAGCCTTGCGTTGGTCGCCGGCGGCGTTACCTGGGCCATTGCCAGCTATGCCATTTCCATCAGTGGCGCTGGCCGTGAGTTGACCGAGGGGCTGTCGTCGCTGTTTGCGGCGTTCGTGCTCCTTGGGGTCGGTCTGTGGATGCACCAGAAAAGTATCGGCGGTCGCTGGCAGGCGTATCTGAAGGAAAAGATGGCTGCCGCGCTCAACCGACGTTCCGCCTGGTTCTTGTTCGGGCTGGCCTTCATCTCGGTGTATCGCGAGGTGTTCGAGAGCATCCTGTTCTATGCCGCCCTTTGGAATGACGGCCAGGAAGTGTGGCTGCTCGGCGGTATCGCCGCCGGTGCGGCGGCGCTGGGGTTGATCGCCTGGGTGCTGTTGCGCACCAGTCATCGGCTGCCGATCGGTACGTTCTTCTCCGCCAGTTCCGTGCTGATCGCTGTGCTTGCTGTCGTACTGACCGGCAAGGGCGTCGCCGCCCTGCAGGAGGCCGGCTGGGTGGCGGTGAGCGTCGCCCCGGTGCCGCATATCGAACTGCTGGGCATCTATCCGACCTGGCAATCCTTGCTGGCCCAGTTGGCAATTCTGGTGCTACTGGCTGTCGGGTTCGTGTTCAACATCCGTCGTGGCCGCCAGCCCTTGCCGTCACCCCAGGGAGCCCAGGAAGTGGTTCCCGATGCAAAATGA
- a CDS encoding efflux RND transporter permease subunit has product MLERLVEFSLRYKVLVLIIFVVIGFLGFQAVRQLPIDAFPDVTPVQVNVYTEASGLAAEDVEQLLTTPVESALAGLPKVEQIRSVSLFGLSYVSVYFDDSMDIYFARQLVNERLQQVGDRLPAGYGKPEMGPNTSGLGQVFWYTVERADDTLRGTTAGTAPNDMDLRTLQDWTIRLILRTAPGVDDVSSWGGQEKQFQVRIDPMKLIAHKLGFKNVIEALQANNAQVGGNFVDVGREQYLVRGLGLIQNAKDLGNIVLKTEDGTPVYVRDVATITEAGAPRTGAVTRDGKEVVLGMALARIGENAKSVVDAVKAKLDTVKQSLPPGVVVKPVYERTELVNAAVGTAVRALVEGSILVALVLFLFLGEFRSALVVVVALPLAMLIAFICMNQVGLSANLMSLAGLAIGIGMMVDGAVVMVENAYRIMAERKAHGGPVDRTAAVLAAAREVANPMAFAILIIIVVFLPLFSLQGLEGKMFKPMAFNISFAMAGSLILALTLIPVLAALVLKPKEEKDTWLVAFLKRHYATVLAWALARRKLVLGIAAGALIGSLALFPFLGKEFMPNLKEGAIMWRITSIPSASLDESINISRQVSALIKQKFPEVDTTLAMIGRAEKGETADVNYMEVYTPLKPKDQWRKGETLESIEEAMQKELSAALPTAVVSYTQPIQMRIEELISGVRATLALKIYGDDLGELDRLSGRIKNVLAGVPGVADLALEANIGKPQIRIKVDRDALARYGLNADDVLTVVKNGIGGEPVTTLLDGVKRFDIAVRLDDADKASLPAIQRIPIRTASGALVQLSQVAEVSDAEGYSFIRREQLQRYAVIQMDVRGRDIDGFVKDANAAIAQQVRLPTGYYSEWGGAFENQQRALKRLSLIVPATIFFIFVLLYTAFNSVKHATLILANVPFATIGGIVGLAITGQYLSVPSAIGFIAVFGVAMLNGIVLVSFLNEQREKGLPVREAVIRGTALRMRPVMMTASVAILGLVPMLLSSGVGAETQRPLATVVVGGLITSTLLTLVLLPVLYDWIEERAARRLAKENTP; this is encoded by the coding sequence ATGCTGGAACGTCTGGTTGAATTCTCTCTGCGCTACAAGGTGCTGGTACTGATCATCTTCGTGGTGATCGGTTTTCTCGGCTTTCAGGCCGTGCGTCAGCTACCCATCGATGCCTTCCCGGACGTGACGCCGGTACAGGTCAACGTCTACACCGAAGCCTCGGGACTCGCAGCGGAGGATGTGGAGCAATTGCTCACCACTCCGGTGGAGTCGGCACTCGCCGGCTTGCCCAAGGTGGAACAGATCCGCTCGGTGAGCCTGTTCGGCTTGTCGTATGTGTCGGTGTACTTCGACGACAGCATGGACATCTACTTCGCCCGTCAGCTGGTCAACGAGCGGCTGCAACAGGTCGGCGATCGTTTGCCGGCGGGTTATGGCAAACCGGAAATGGGACCGAACACCTCCGGTCTCGGCCAGGTGTTCTGGTACACGGTCGAACGCGCCGACGACACGCTGAGAGGCACCACAGCCGGTACGGCACCGAACGACATGGATCTGCGCACACTGCAGGACTGGACCATCCGTTTGATCCTGCGCACCGCGCCGGGCGTCGATGACGTCAGCTCATGGGGCGGGCAGGAAAAACAGTTCCAGGTGCGCATCGATCCCATGAAATTGATCGCGCACAAACTCGGCTTCAAGAACGTGATTGAGGCGCTGCAGGCGAACAACGCGCAAGTCGGCGGCAACTTCGTCGACGTGGGGCGCGAGCAGTATCTCGTGCGCGGACTGGGCTTGATCCAGAACGCCAAGGATCTGGGCAACATCGTGCTCAAGACCGAAGACGGCACGCCGGTCTACGTGCGGGACGTGGCCACCATTACCGAGGCCGGGGCACCGCGCACCGGGGCGGTGACGCGCGACGGCAAGGAAGTCGTGCTGGGCATGGCGCTGGCGCGTATTGGTGAGAACGCCAAGAGCGTGGTCGATGCGGTCAAAGCCAAGCTCGATACGGTGAAGCAATCCTTGCCGCCGGGCGTGGTCGTGAAACCGGTGTACGAGCGTACCGAACTGGTCAACGCGGCGGTGGGTACTGCCGTGCGCGCGCTGGTGGAAGGTTCGATCCTGGTGGCGCTGGTGCTGTTCCTGTTCCTGGGCGAGTTCCGCAGCGCGTTGGTGGTGGTTGTGGCGTTGCCGTTGGCGATGCTGATCGCCTTCATCTGCATGAACCAGGTGGGGCTGTCGGCCAACTTGATGTCGCTGGCGGGGCTGGCTATCGGTATCGGCATGATGGTGGATGGCGCGGTGGTGATGGTGGAGAACGCCTATCGCATCATGGCCGAACGCAAGGCGCACGGCGGTCCGGTGGATCGTACCGCTGCCGTGTTGGCAGCCGCCCGCGAGGTGGCTAACCCGATGGCGTTCGCGATCCTGATCATCATCGTGGTGTTCCTGCCGCTGTTCAGCCTGCAGGGGCTGGAAGGCAAGATGTTCAAGCCGATGGCGTTCAACATCAGCTTCGCGATGGCCGGCTCGCTGATCCTCGCGCTGACGCTGATTCCGGTGCTGGCCGCATTGGTGTTGAAGCCCAAGGAAGAGAAAGACACCTGGCTGGTCGCGTTCCTGAAACGCCATTACGCCACGGTGCTCGCCTGGGCGCTGGCGCGGCGCAAGCTGGTGCTGGGCATCGCTGCCGGTGCCTTGATCGGCAGCCTGGCGTTGTTCCCGTTCCTGGGCAAGGAGTTCATGCCCAACCTGAAAGAGGGTGCCATCATGTGGCGCATCACGTCGATTCCGTCGGCCTCGCTGGATGAATCGATCAACATCTCCAGACAGGTGTCGGCGCTGATCAAGCAGAAGTTTCCGGAGGTGGACACTACCCTGGCGATGATTGGCCGCGCTGAAAAAGGCGAGACCGCCGACGTGAACTACATGGAGGTCTACACACCGCTCAAGCCCAAGGACCAATGGCGCAAGGGCGAGACGCTGGAAAGCATCGAGGAGGCAATGCAGAAGGAGTTGTCGGCCGCCTTGCCCACCGCCGTGGTGAGCTATACCCAGCCGATCCAGATGCGCATCGAGGAACTGATCTCCGGCGTGCGGGCCACGTTGGCGTTGAAGATTTACGGCGATGATCTGGGCGAGCTCGATCGTCTCAGCGGCCGCATCAAGAATGTGCTGGCCGGCGTGCCGGGCGTGGCCGATCTCGCGCTGGAGGCGAACATCGGCAAGCCGCAGATCCGCATCAAGGTGGATCGCGATGCGCTGGCCCGTTACGGCCTCAACGCCGACGACGTGCTGACCGTGGTGAAGAACGGCATCGGCGGCGAACCCGTGACGACGCTGCTCGATGGCGTGAAGCGCTTCGACATCGCGGTACGGCTGGACGATGCCGACAAGGCGTCCCTGCCGGCGATCCAGCGCATACCGATCCGCACCGCCAGCGGTGCGCTGGTGCAGCTGTCGCAGGTGGCCGAGGTCAGTGATGCGGAAGGCTATTCGTTCATCCGTCGCGAGCAGTTGCAACGCTATGCGGTGATCCAGATGGACGTGCGCGGTCGTGACATCGACGGCTTCGTCAAGGATGCCAACGCGGCCATCGCGCAACAGGTGAGGCTGCCGACTGGCTATTACAGCGAGTGGGGCGGCGCGTTCGAGAACCAGCAGCGGGCGTTGAAGCGGTTGTCGCTGATCGTGCCGGCGACGATCTTCTTCATCTTCGTCTTGCTCTACACCGCGTTCAACTCGGTAAAGCACGCCACGCTGATCCTGGCCAACGTGCCGTTCGCCACTATTGGCGGCATCGTCGGGTTGGCGATCACCGGGCAATACCTGTCGGTGCCCTCGGCGATCGGCTTCATCGCGGTGTTCGGCGTGGCGATGTTGAACGGCATCGTGCTGGTGAGTTTTTTGAACGAGCAACGTGAGAAAGGCTTGCCCGTGCGGGAGGCGGTGATCCGCGGCACCGCGCTGCGCATGCGGCCGGTGATGATGACCGCCAGCGTGGCGATCCTGGGCCTGGTGCCGATGCTGCTCTCCAGCGGCGTCGGTGCGGAAACCCAGCGTCCGCTCGCTACCGTGGTGGTCGGCGGCCTGATCACCTCGACGTTGCTGACGCTGGTACTGCTGCCGGTGCTCTACGACTGGATCGAAGAACGCGCCGCAAGGCGCCTGGCCAAGGAAAACACCCCATGA
- a CDS encoding cation diffusion facilitator family transporter: protein MPWTEGDGRVTPAHPSGCHYITLQRSRKVTAARETSMSTSEPHKHDHDHHHDHSHGVAPDANKKYLTIALLLLLGFMAVEVVVGMLAKSLALISDAGHMLTDVGSIGLALVAMRLAKRPASGSYTFGLKRVEILSAQANGLTLLLLSVWFIVEAIRRLIDPPVVEGLLVTVIAVIGIGVNLLAVWAMSKANRQSLNVEGSFQHILTDLYAFIATAIAGGIIWWTGWNRVDSIAALVVAGLMLKAGIGLVRESGRIFLEAAPRGLDPVTIAEAIRALPAVTRLDDLHVWEVTSGMPALSGHIYVNHDIDCHDVRRAVEAMLHDRFKITHTTLQTDHGATDESASAAGCSFASTGGAH, encoded by the coding sequence GTGCCGTGGACTGAAGGCGATGGGCGGGTTACGCCCGCCCATCCTTCCGGGTGTCATTACATAACGCTGCAGCGGTCGCGTAAGGTGACCGCCGCACGGGAGACTTCGATGAGCACGTCAGAGCCACACAAACACGATCACGATCATCACCACGACCACAGCCACGGCGTGGCACCGGATGCGAACAAGAAATACCTGACCATCGCGCTGCTGTTGCTGCTCGGTTTCATGGCGGTCGAGGTGGTGGTCGGCATGCTGGCCAAGTCGCTGGCCTTGATTTCCGACGCCGGCCACATGCTTACCGACGTCGGCTCGATCGGGCTCGCCCTGGTGGCGATGCGCCTGGCCAAACGACCGGCCAGCGGTAGCTACACGTTCGGGCTCAAGCGCGTGGAAATCCTGAGTGCGCAGGCGAACGGGCTGACGTTGTTGTTGCTGTCGGTGTGGTTCATCGTCGAGGCGATTCGTCGCCTGATCGATCCGCCGGTGGTGGAAGGCTTGCTGGTCACGGTAATTGCGGTGATCGGCATCGGTGTCAACCTGCTCGCCGTGTGGGCGATGAGCAAGGCCAACCGACAGAGCCTCAACGTGGAAGGCAGCTTTCAGCACATCCTCACCGATCTGTATGCCTTTATTGCTACCGCGATTGCCGGTGGCATCATTTGGTGGACCGGCTGGAATCGCGTGGATTCGATCGCCGCGCTGGTCGTGGCCGGATTGATGCTGAAAGCCGGCATCGGGCTGGTGCGCGAATCGGGACGTATCTTTCTGGAGGCAGCACCGCGCGGCCTCGATCCAGTCACGATTGCCGAGGCGATCCGTGCTTTGCCCGCCGTGACCCGACTGGACGACCTGCACGTATGGGAAGTGACCTCGGGCATGCCGGCACTGTCGGGGCACATCTATGTGAACCACGACATCGACTGCCACGACGTGCGCCGGGCGGTCGAAGCGATGCTGCACGATCGTTTCAAGATCACGCACACGACATTGCAAACCGATCATGGAGCCACCGACGAATCGGCCAGCGCCGCAGGTTGCAGCTTTGCCTCAACTGGCGGGGCGCACTAA
- a CDS encoding P-II family nitrogen regulator, which yields MKEVKAFIHRGRVVDVIHALEDGGFRYLSVSDVKGLLTALSAQEQIYSMELGERVTRQIKLEVFCEDDQADRAVQLIRLHGRTGQSVAGWVYQSTVDRAWPIDGAVD from the coding sequence ATGAAAGAAGTGAAGGCATTCATCCACCGCGGTCGCGTGGTCGACGTCATCCACGCCTTGGAGGACGGTGGATTTCGTTACCTGTCCGTCAGCGACGTCAAAGGTCTGCTCACCGCGCTCAGCGCCCAGGAACAGATCTATTCAATGGAGCTGGGCGAACGGGTTACCCGGCAGATCAAGCTCGAAGTGTTCTGCGAGGACGATCAGGCTGATCGCGCGGTACAACTGATTCGCCTGCACGGACGCACCGGTCAGAGCGTGGCCGGTTGGGTCTATCAGAGCACGGTGGATCGGGCATGGCCCATCGACGGTGCCGTGGACTGA
- a CDS encoding TolC family protein, producing MRRIWQASPEVQAARADLDAARARARAAAQPLYNPSLSLDAENADVNRRTAGISLPLDLSGKRRARTSQGEADLLAAEASYNVRRRDVAARWLTAWSTAVLAARQSELGRRRLALMQRFDDLAAQRLKVGDISSPERDLAGLALGEAQVQQATLAGNEAAARAALLAISGDQPMALPPLPNGLSPATDSVMPLPVDELPELRQARAQQASAEAGVQVARRARIPDPTLSLTGGQVRSGPRTDQVIGVSVSIPLPVLNTGRAEVDAARAEADAAAAGVRSRQFVLRAGLQEAQARYAALRGATEAFRSGRAAAFEDRTTLLEKLWRAGEISTSDYLVQLKQSLDTALSGQELESQTWQTWFDYLTAAGRLTDWLDGRTQDGHNQDMTR from the coding sequence ATGCGCCGCATTTGGCAAGCCAGCCCCGAGGTGCAGGCGGCTCGTGCGGATCTCGACGCCGCCCGGGCCCGTGCGCGTGCCGCCGCGCAACCGCTGTACAACCCCTCGCTGTCGCTCGATGCGGAGAACGCCGATGTCAATCGGCGCACGGCCGGCATCAGTCTGCCACTGGATCTGTCCGGCAAGCGTCGCGCTCGCACCAGCCAGGGTGAGGCCGACCTGCTCGCCGCCGAGGCGAGCTACAACGTGCGGCGTCGTGACGTCGCCGCCCGCTGGTTGACGGCGTGGTCGACAGCGGTGCTCGCGGCTCGACAAAGTGAACTGGGTCGCCGTCGTCTCGCGTTGATGCAGCGCTTCGACGATTTGGCCGCCCAGCGACTCAAGGTCGGTGACATCAGCAGCCCCGAACGCGATCTGGCCGGTCTGGCACTCGGCGAGGCGCAGGTGCAACAAGCCACGCTCGCCGGTAACGAAGCGGCAGCCCGTGCGGCATTGCTGGCCATCAGTGGCGATCAACCCATGGCCCTGCCACCACTGCCCAACGGGCTGTCACCAGCGACGGACAGTGTGATGCCATTGCCCGTCGACGAGTTGCCTGAACTGCGTCAGGCCCGCGCTCAGCAAGCAAGCGCCGAGGCGGGCGTGCAGGTCGCACGTCGCGCGCGCATTCCCGATCCGACACTCAGCCTGACCGGTGGCCAGGTGCGCAGTGGGCCACGCACCGATCAGGTGATCGGCGTGAGTGTGTCCATTCCGTTGCCGGTGCTCAACACCGGACGCGCCGAAGTGGATGCCGCCCGGGCGGAAGCCGACGCAGCCGCGGCCGGCGTGCGTTCGCGCCAGTTTGTATTGCGCGCGGGATTACAGGAAGCGCAAGCCCGTTACGCCGCTCTGCGCGGTGCGACTGAAGCGTTCCGCAGCGGCCGTGCCGCGGCGTTCGAGGATCGCACCACGCTACTGGAAAAGCTCTGGCGTGCTGGTGAAATCAGCACCTCCGATTACCTCGTGCAACTCAAGCAAAGCCTGGATACCGCGTTGTCCGGCCAGGAACTGGAAAGCCAAACCTGGCAGACCTGGTTCGACTACCTCACCGCTGCGGGCCGTCTAACCGACTGGCTCGATGGCCGTACTCAGGACGGCCACAATCAGGACATGACCCGATGA
- a CDS encoding phosphatase PAP2 family protein — MTSPISGFGTLAYAVDLRLFHAIHPSTPPSSAMLQVARGLADGPLILTAAFLGTMLMVPRWSMRSTALKASVAAAATLLANLIIGLIWDRARPFVAGAGQAWVSHAATGSFPSDHLTAQWVIAGMLLLDRRTRAWSLAIALLGLPMAWARIYLGVHYPGDMLGALAMGALAMWIGWGWLRRPATTPAIVSSSSPT; from the coding sequence ATGACATCGCCGATCTCGGGGTTCGGCACCTTGGCGTACGCCGTTGACCTGCGACTGTTCCACGCCATCCATCCGTCTACACCGCCATCGTCCGCGATGCTGCAGGTGGCGCGCGGCTTGGCCGATGGGCCATTGATCCTGACCGCCGCTTTTCTTGGGACGATGCTGATGGTTCCTCGGTGGTCGATGCGCTCTACCGCCCTGAAAGCATCGGTTGCCGCCGCAGCGACATTGCTCGCGAATCTGATCATTGGCTTGATTTGGGATCGCGCACGCCCCTTCGTGGCCGGTGCCGGTCAGGCGTGGGTATCTCATGCGGCGACCGGCAGTTTTCCCAGTGATCATCTGACCGCGCAGTGGGTCATCGCCGGCATGCTGTTGCTGGATCGACGTACCCGAGCCTGGAGCCTCGCGATTGCGCTGCTCGGCCTGCCCATGGCATGGGCACGCATCTACTTGGGAGTGCATTATCCCGGCGACATGCTCGGCGCTCTGGCGATGGGGGCTCTGGCTATGTGGATTGGCTGGGGGTGGCTTCGCCGCCCTGCGACGACGCCTGCCATCGTGTCCTCATCGTCACCGACGTGA
- a CDS encoding efflux RND transporter periplasmic adaptor subunit, with product MTISLLKRSLLGLALLAALAGPVLAQEPAPANPLALDAKAIKDAGIVLDKAAPRALTDELKAPGEVKADAYSTVLVSPRVESQVLARKAKLGDVVKAGDALVVLSSVEVATTQGALIVAEQDWQRIASLGPQAVSARRYNEAKVQRDQARAKLRAYGLSDGQIGGLLRKGSAGADGSFELLAPAAGRVTTDEFLVGERVEPGRTLFTLVKEDSVWVVAQMAPADAERVKPDADARILVHDTEIPGKVVQRSHQTDERTRTVPVRIEVDNRKDLLHPGELVEARIAAGSAVQKLAVPAEAIVLLQNQPTVFLAKGNGPFEPASVMVGDTRDGWTVITQGLKSGDTYVRKGAFALKARLLRSQLGEE from the coding sequence ATGACTATTTCTCTTTTGAAACGCAGCCTGCTGGGATTGGCGCTGCTCGCTGCGCTGGCCGGCCCCGTCCTGGCACAGGAACCGGCGCCCGCCAATCCGCTCGCACTGGACGCCAAGGCGATCAAGGACGCCGGTATTGTCCTCGACAAGGCTGCTCCCCGTGCACTGACGGATGAACTCAAAGCCCCTGGTGAAGTGAAAGCCGACGCGTACTCCACCGTACTGGTGTCGCCGCGCGTGGAATCGCAGGTGCTCGCCCGCAAAGCCAAGCTGGGTGACGTCGTGAAGGCCGGCGATGCGCTGGTCGTGCTCTCCAGCGTCGAGGTGGCCACCACGCAAGGTGCGTTGATCGTAGCCGAACAGGACTGGCAACGGATCGCGTCGCTCGGGCCCCAGGCGGTGTCGGCCCGGCGCTACAACGAGGCGAAAGTGCAACGCGACCAGGCACGCGCCAAGTTGCGCGCCTACGGCTTGTCCGACGGTCAGATCGGTGGGTTGCTGCGCAAGGGATCGGCCGGTGCGGATGGCAGCTTCGAGCTGCTTGCGCCCGCCGCCGGTCGCGTCACCACCGATGAATTTTTGGTCGGTGAGCGGGTGGAACCCGGCCGCACCTTGTTCACCCTGGTCAAGGAAGATTCGGTCTGGGTCGTCGCGCAGATGGCACCGGCCGATGCCGAACGGGTCAAGCCCGATGCCGATGCCCGCATCCTCGTGCATGACACCGAGATACCCGGCAAGGTCGTCCAGCGCTCGCATCAGACCGATGAGCGCACCCGCACGGTGCCGGTGCGCATCGAAGTCGACAACCGCAAGGATCTGTTGCACCCGGGTGAGCTGGTCGAAGCGCGCATCGCCGCCGGTAGCGCCGTGCAGAAGCTCGCGGTGCCGGCTGAAGCAATCGTATTGCTGCAGAACCAGCCGACCGTGTTCCTCGCCAAAGGCAATGGCCCGTTCGAGCCGGCATCAGTCATGGTTGGCGATACGCGTGATGGCTGGACGGTGATCACGCAGGGCCTGAAATCCGGCGACACCTACGTGCGCAAGGGCGCGTTCGCCTTAAAGGCCCGCTTGCTGCGCTCGCAGCTGGGAGAAGAATGA